The following coding sequences lie in one Alloacidobacterium dinghuense genomic window:
- the nuoH gene encoding NADH-quinone oxidoreductase subunit NuoH gives MMQYIFPLIVIAVVLGVALNLAAGLIWVERRLLALWQDRYGPNRVGPFGLGQILADSLKLFAKEDWVPPFADKPVFIMAPAIVVATALLSFAVIPFAPGFVVADLNIGILYLLAMSSLGVYSVVLAGWASNNKYSLLGGIRASAQMLSYEVFMGLSLLGVVILAGSFRLTDIVEAQRKMWFVVPQFLGFILFLIAGVAETRRLPFDLAEAENELIAGFHSEYSGMKFGMFFVGEYIGVTLISATISLLYFGGWLGPWLPGPLWFAGKTMFFICMFILFRAALPRPRFDQLMSWAWKILLPLALVNLLVTGAVVLALR, from the coding sequence ATGATGCAGTACATCTTCCCCCTGATCGTCATCGCCGTCGTGCTTGGTGTGGCGCTCAATCTCGCTGCCGGGCTCATCTGGGTAGAGCGCCGTCTCCTCGCGCTATGGCAGGATCGCTACGGCCCGAACCGCGTCGGTCCATTCGGACTGGGACAAATCCTCGCCGACTCGCTGAAGCTCTTCGCGAAAGAAGACTGGGTGCCTCCATTTGCTGATAAGCCCGTCTTCATCATGGCTCCGGCAATTGTTGTAGCAACTGCGCTTCTCTCATTCGCAGTCATCCCGTTTGCCCCCGGTTTCGTCGTAGCTGACCTCAACATCGGCATCCTCTACCTGCTGGCGATGTCCTCTCTCGGCGTCTACAGCGTGGTGCTGGCGGGCTGGGCATCAAACAACAAATATTCTCTGCTCGGCGGAATCCGCGCATCGGCGCAAATGTTGAGCTATGAAGTCTTCATGGGTCTCTCGCTGCTGGGAGTCGTCATTCTCGCAGGCTCATTTCGACTCACCGACATTGTCGAAGCCCAGCGCAAGATGTGGTTCGTAGTACCGCAATTCCTTGGCTTCATTCTGTTCCTGATCGCAGGAGTAGCCGAAACCCGTCGCCTTCCCTTCGACCTCGCGGAAGCCGAAAACGAACTGATCGCCGGCTTTCACTCCGAATACTCCGGCATGAAATTCGGCATGTTCTTCGTGGGTGAGTACATCGGCGTGACCCTGATCTCGGCAACTATTTCGCTGTTGTATTTCGGCGGCTGGCTCGGACCATGGCTACCAGGACCGTTATGGTTTGCCGGCAAGACGATGTTCTTCATCTGCATGTTCATTCTCTTTCGCGCGGCGCTCCCCAGGCCGCGTTTTGACCAGCTGATGTCCTGGGCCTGGAAGATATTACTGCCCTTGGCGCTGGTGAATTTATTGGTAACCGGAGCCGTCGTATTGGCCCTGAGATAG